In one Staphylococcus lutrae genomic region, the following are encoded:
- the betB gene encoding betaine-aldehyde dehydrogenase, giving the protein MEVLKQLSRRQFIDGAWVEGGRQETRQIINPYNQDVLLEVAEGTKEDVERAILAARRAFDEGTYAQETGDVKGKKVRAIADKIKEHREELAKLETLDTGKTLEESLADMDDIHNVFMYFAGLADKESGELIHSPIKNTESKVVTEPIGVVTQITPWNYPLLQASWKIAPALATGCSLVMKPSEITPLTTIRVFELMEEVGFPNGVINLVLGAGSEIGDVLSSHPEVDLVSFTGGIKTGKHIMKQAADHVTNVALELGGKNPNIIFDDADFELAVDQALNGAFFHAGQVCSAGSRLIVHNDIKEQFEAALIARVKKIRLGNGFDSETEMGPLISAEHRDKVEKYMDVAKEDGATIAIGGQRPEREDLKEGFFFEPTVITNCDTSMRIVQEEVFGPVVTIEGFDTEEEAIRLANDSIYGLAGGVFTKDISKAQRVANRMRMGTVWINDFHPYFAQAPWGGYKQSGIGRELGHHGLEEYLETKHILINTQPEPVNWFGKA; this is encoded by the coding sequence ATGGAAGTGCTCAAACAATTATCACGTCGCCAATTCATTGATGGTGCATGGGTTGAAGGGGGTCGTCAAGAGACACGCCAAATCATTAACCCATACAATCAAGATGTGCTTTTAGAAGTGGCTGAAGGAACAAAAGAAGACGTCGAACGTGCAATTCTAGCAGCAAGACGTGCTTTTGATGAAGGGACATACGCGCAAGAAACCGGAGATGTGAAAGGGAAAAAAGTGCGTGCGATTGCGGATAAAATTAAGGAACACCGTGAAGAACTTGCAAAGTTAGAAACATTAGATACAGGTAAAACGTTAGAAGAATCATTGGCGGATATGGATGATATTCATAACGTTTTTATGTATTTTGCTGGTTTAGCTGATAAAGAAAGTGGCGAACTGATTCATTCGCCGATAAAAAACACGGAAAGTAAAGTTGTGACAGAGCCTATCGGGGTTGTGACTCAGATCACACCTTGGAACTATCCATTACTTCAAGCTTCTTGGAAAATCGCACCTGCTTTAGCAACAGGTTGTTCTCTTGTGATGAAACCGAGTGAAATCACACCATTAACAACCATTCGTGTATTTGAATTAATGGAAGAGGTTGGCTTTCCAAATGGTGTCATTAACTTAGTATTAGGTGCTGGATCAGAAATTGGTGATGTCTTGTCATCGCATCCTGAAGTCGACTTAGTTTCATTTACAGGAGGCATTAAAACTGGGAAGCATATTATGAAGCAAGCGGCCGACCATGTCACGAATGTTGCGCTAGAATTAGGTGGTAAAAATCCTAATATTATTTTTGATGATGCAGACTTCGAACTTGCGGTTGATCAGGCGTTAAATGGTGCTTTCTTTCATGCAGGACAAGTCTGTTCAGCAGGTTCACGTTTGATCGTTCATAATGACATTAAAGAACAATTTGAAGCGGCATTGATTGCACGCGTGAAAAAGATTAGACTCGGTAATGGTTTTGATTCAGAGACGGAAATGGGTCCGCTGATTTCTGCAGAACATCGCGACAAAGTGGAAAAATATATGGATGTGGCTAAGGAAGATGGTGCGACGATTGCGATAGGAGGCCAACGTCCTGAACGCGAAGATTTAAAAGAAGGCTTCTTCTTTGAGCCGACTGTGATTACAAATTGCGACACGTCAATGCGAATCGTTCAAGAAGAAGTGTTTGGACCTGTAGTAACAATTGAAGGTTTTGATACTGAAGAAGAAGCGATTCGTTTAGCCAATGACTCCATTTATGGTTTGGCGGGTGGCGTATTTACGAAAGATATCAGTAAAGCGCAACGTGTGGCAAATCGGATGAGAATGGGAACGGTTTGGATTAATGATTTCCATCCTTATTTTGCACAAGCACCGTGGGGTGGCTACAAGCAATCTGGTATCGGTCGCGAACTCGGTCATCATGGTCTCGAAGAATATTTAGAAACGAAACATATTTTAATCAATACCCAGCCTGAACCCGTCAACTGGTTCGGTAAAGCATAA
- the betA gene encoding choline dehydrogenase, with the protein MSKAYDKMYDYIIIGGGSAGSVLGARLSEDKDKKVLVLEAGRSDYPWDLLIQMPAALMYPSGNRFYDWKYETDGEPHMGGRKVFHTRGKVLGGSSSINGMIYQRGNPLDYEKWGQPEGMETWDYAHCLPYFKRLETTFGADADDPIRGLNGPIKLRRGPANNPLFHAFFDAAVEAGYKKTKDVNGFRQEGFGPFDSQIHNGRRVSASRAYLRPAMKRRNLTVKTRAFVEKLHFDGNTVTGVTYKRNGRLHKVLAKEVILSGGAFNTPQLLQLSGIGDSEHLRSLGIEPRIHLPGVGENFEDHLEVYIQHTCKEPVSMQPSLNKFKMPFIGLEWLTRRTGPAASNHFEGGGFVRSNDDVKYPNLMFHFLPLAVRYDGQRADTAHGYQVHVGPMYSNSRGSLKITSTNPYVKPKFVFNYLSTEEDKREWVEAIRVARHILNQPAMDAFNGGEISPGPAVQTDEEILDWVRRDAETALHPSCSAKMGPASDPMAVVDPLTMKVHGMENLRVVDASVMPTTTNGNIHSPVLMLAEKAADIIRGVKPLEPEYVDYYVHGKHDPNAGAID; encoded by the coding sequence ATGAGTAAAGCGTACGACAAAATGTATGATTATATCATTATCGGTGGGGGGAGTGCCGGTTCAGTTCTTGGTGCTCGCTTGAGTGAAGATAAAGACAAAAAGGTTTTAGTCCTTGAAGCAGGGCGCAGTGACTACCCGTGGGATTTACTGATTCAAATGCCAGCTGCTTTAATGTATCCTTCTGGGAATCGCTTTTATGATTGGAAATATGAAACAGACGGTGAACCGCATATGGGTGGCCGTAAGGTTTTCCACACGCGCGGTAAAGTCCTCGGTGGTTCAAGCTCGATTAACGGGATGATTTATCAACGCGGGAATCCACTCGATTATGAAAAGTGGGGTCAACCGGAAGGAATGGAGACATGGGATTATGCGCACTGTCTACCTTATTTTAAGCGCTTAGAAACAACATTTGGTGCGGATGCAGATGATCCGATTCGTGGTTTGAACGGGCCCATTAAATTGCGTCGCGGTCCAGCAAACAATCCCCTCTTTCATGCGTTTTTTGATGCTGCAGTAGAAGCGGGGTATAAAAAAACAAAAGATGTGAATGGGTTCCGTCAAGAAGGTTTTGGACCATTTGATAGTCAAATTCATAACGGACGTCGTGTTTCTGCATCACGTGCCTATTTGCGCCCAGCAATGAAACGTCGCAATTTAACCGTTAAAACGCGTGCATTTGTTGAAAAACTTCATTTTGATGGCAATACGGTGACAGGTGTGACATACAAACGTAACGGTCGTTTGCATAAAGTGTTAGCCAAAGAAGTCATTTTATCTGGTGGTGCGTTTAATACACCACAATTGCTTCAACTTTCTGGTATTGGTGATTCTGAACATTTACGTTCACTCGGTATCGAACCTCGCATTCATTTACCAGGTGTGGGTGAAAACTTTGAAGACCATTTAGAAGTATATATCCAACATACTTGTAAAGAACCAGTCTCAATGCAACCGAGCTTAAATAAATTCAAAATGCCATTCATCGGTTTAGAGTGGCTCACACGTCGTACAGGACCGGCGGCAAGTAACCATTTTGAAGGTGGCGGTTTTGTTCGTTCTAATGATGACGTGAAGTACCCGAACTTAATGTTCCACTTCTTGCCACTAGCTGTTCGTTATGATGGTCAACGCGCGGATACAGCGCATGGCTATCAAGTTCATGTTGGTCCAATGTATTCAAATTCTCGTGGTAGTTTAAAAATTACATCAACAAATCCGTATGTCAAACCCAAATTTGTCTTTAACTATTTATCGACGGAAGAAGACAAACGTGAATGGGTAGAGGCCATTCGTGTCGCACGTCACATTTTAAATCAGCCGGCAATGGATGCATTTAATGGGGGAGAAATTTCACCAGGACCTGCTGTACAAACGGATGAAGAAATTTTAGACTGGGTTCGCCGTGATGCGGAAACAGCATTACATCCTTCTTGTAGTGCGAAAATGGGACCTGCCAGCGACCCAATGGCAGTCGTAGATCCATTGACGATGAAGGTTCACGGCATGGAAAATTTACGTGTTGTCGATGCTTCTGTAATGCCTACAACGACGAACGGCAATATTCATTCACCGGTGTTGATGTTAGCCGAAAAAGCGGCGGATATTATTCGAGGTGTAAAACCATTAGAACCAGAATATGTCGATTATTATGTGCATGGGAAACATGACCCTAACGCAGGAGCAATCGATTAA